The Tautonia plasticadhaerens nucleotide sequence GGTCGTCGTCGCCGACGACCACCAGGAGCGGGGTCGTCATTCGGGGGGCGTGCTGGAGGGCGCTGATGCCCCCCGCCCTCATCCCGAAGAACAGGGGTGGACCCAGCCGGTTGTGCATCAAGTGGTCGCCCCGGATGAGGACCTGCTGGAGCGGGTCGCGGGACAGGTCTCCGGTCGGGAGCGGCCCGCTCAGGGTCACCCAGGGGGCGAGGACCCGGAGGACGTGGCCGGCGATCAGCTTGTGTCGGGGGGGCTGATATTTCAGCCGGAGGGCCGGGTTGGAGAGGATCAAGCCGTCGGCCGCGTCGGGTTCCCGGAGCAGCGAGAGGATGGACACGACGCCGCCGTTGGAGTGGCCGAGGACGAACCGGGGGACTCCCGGCCGGATCCGGGCGACCCATCGGGTCGAGGCCAGCAGGTCGTCGAGGAGCTGTTCGTACCGTTCGAGGTGACCGCGACGGCCGGGGCTCCGGCCGTGACCGAGGAAGTCGAAGGCGAGCACGTCGACGCCGAGCGTCGGGACCAGGAATTCGGCCAGGGAGCGGTAGAGGCCCGAGTGCTCGCCCAGCCCGTGGGCGACGACGAGCACGCCCCTGGGCCCGGGGCGATGCCAGTGCCAGCCCTTCAGCGGGGCCCGGCCGTCGACCGGGATCGAAACGTCCTCGGGGGAGACGACGTCCGGCTCGGGGGGCGATGGCATCGGATTCCTGGCCTCGAATTGCTCGGGTCGATCGTCAGTGGGGCCGTCGCCAGGTCAGCGTCCAGTGGCGGTCGGAGGTCATTCGGACACCCCCTACGGGCAAGCCGAGCGACCGGATCAGATCCCGGACCTCCTCGACCGCGAGCGCCGCATGGAGGGAGTCTCGGAACATCGATCGGGCGTGCTCCGGCTCCGACCCGGCGTACGCCGAGACGAGCCGGTCGAGCGTCTCGAGGTCCGGCGGCCGGGCCAGGTCGCGGACGAAGAGGGTCCCGCCGGGGGCGACCAGCCGGGCCATCTCGGCCAGGGCGGGCAGGGGGTCGGGGACGTGATGGACGATCGAATTGCTGAGGACCGCCTCGAATGACCCGTCGGGGTAGGTCAGGCCCTTGGCGTCGACCCGATCGAGTCGGATCCGGTCGGTCAGCCCGGCGCGTTCGACGTTGGACCGGGCGAGTGCGAGCATGTATTCGGCCAGGTCGACCGCGACGAGCCGAACGTTCTGGGCCGCCCGGCAGAGGGCGATGGGGATCAGGGCGGTGCCGGTGCCGACGTCGAGCCATTCCCCCCCCCGAGGGGGGCCGTGGGCGGTCATGACGTCGGCCACGAAACGGCCATTGACCTCGGCGTGGTCCATCGCGTCGTAGGCGATCGCCTCGTCGGGAGTGTCCATCACCTCGGGTTCGAGCACTCGGGGGAGCACGACTGCGATCCATGGGGGGGTGAGTTGGGTGTCCCGAGCGGCC carries:
- a CDS encoding alpha/beta hydrolase, which translates into the protein MPSPPEPDVVSPEDVSIPVDGRAPLKGWHWHRPGPRGVLVVAHGLGEHSGLYRSLAEFLVPTLGVDVLAFDFLGHGRSPGRRGHLERYEQLLDDLLASTRWVARIRPGVPRFVLGHSNGGVVSILSLLREPDAADGLILSNPALRLKYQPPRHKLIAGHVLRVLAPWVTLSGPLPTGDLSRDPLQQVLIRGDHLMHNRLGPPLFFGMRAGGISALQHAPRMTTPLLVVVGDDDPIIEPDSGRSFHDRYGAEDKALRSEPGFVHAPLFDLGRGAIYGCLADWLRPRLSLSRDDVQFQSDGHPPSHGPDQPDRTIRGTMNR
- a CDS encoding class I SAM-dependent methyltransferase → MLPRVLEPEVMDTPDEAIAYDAMDHAEVNGRFVADVMTAHGPPRGGEWLDVGTGTALIPIALCRAAQNVRLVAVDLAEYMLALARSNVERAGLTDRIRLDRVDAKGLTYPDGSFEAVLSNSIVHHVPDPLPALAEMARLVAPGGTLFVRDLARPPDLETLDRLVSAYAGSEPEHARSMFRDSLHAALAVEEVRDLIRSLGLPVGGVRMTSDRHWTLTWRRPH